The nucleotide sequence TTCAAAGCTATTCCCACATCACATACAGTAGGAACTGATGAATCCCTTTGATTAGTCGGAAAACACAGTGTACAGTTACAACAGGCTGGAGACTTTCAGActtgagtttttctttttttttttgaaggaaggaaggaactTTCTGAATTATTATGCCCATCTTATACAGCACTTTCTctccaaaaaatttttttaaaaaagagaaaaaaatcaggTCATGCCCTTTGGTTGCCATGGACCCCGAGTGTGGTTTACCATATGTCTATGCATGAATAATAGTCCTTCGACAAAGATGAGAGATTTAGAAATATAATTAAGTATAATTTTCTAAACCAGAAAACGCTCCTCTTTCAAGCGACGTAGGGACTTCCTTTGGCCCAAATGAAACGGCTTTGAGCCCATTGCTTTGGCTTGACCCTATGGATCAGATCAGGGGTAAAAAAAGTACGACACACAAGTCACAAGCAGAATAACACTTCACAATGTCTCTCATTTCCTCTTAAACTAAACACATGTATGAGCAGTCCTCCAAATTCCACACCTTCAAAATACACTCCACGTGCCTCAAACTTCACTcctattaaacaaaaaaaaaaagctaaaaactgCTCTCGGCCTTTCTGTCCACTTCCCTCAAACCCCCTTTAGCAAACTGAACCCCATTGTTAAAGTATCagacaatataaatatatatatatacatatatatatataaatatatatatatatatatatatatatatatatatatatcgggTTCACAAGGGTTctgtttatatatacatatttatagcGCATATATATCCAACATCACAGCCCTACAATCTATTTCTAGTTCCATTGTGACCAAACCTCAATGCGATGCATGGTTGGCATGCCTTAGTTTGTTGTGTTCCTTTCTTTCAGCCGTGTTTGTTGCACAGTTGCTATGGCCCTCCAGGAGTGTTTGTGGACTGCCCTTTACTGTCGAGGAATCATtttccagccccaccccccacctcaaatcattctttgttttaatttcctcTGACAAAATATACTTGTGTATATTTAGCGCAAAAAATTCACTATGGAAATTTGTCATGATTGCTTGATAGACTGATGGATTGATTCATGATTTTGGTATTTGTCTTCATTCCTAAGagggcacattttttttttttttttttcaaatttacagtTTAAGGATGTTGCAGATGCTTTCAGATAGAGCGACTCACAAAAGGTCAAAGTCAAAACAGCACTGTCATCGAGATACATGCCAAAAGACCTGCAATGCAGGAGATAGACGggtttggtttgttattttttaatagatAGAAAACGAGTGTGGCTCGGTGGTGCCGTGGGTAGCTCTGTTGCCTCGAACCCGGGTGTCCACATGTTGTCCTCGTGTCCGCGTGtttttcctctgggtactccgacAGGTTGGGCTAACTggaaactctaaattgcccattggtatgagtgtgtgagtgataatagattggcaacctgtccagggtgtaatcctgatGGCACCAACCAGTAGGCCAGCTAACAAGACATTGCAGGTGGGCAGACCAGAGATTGAGGGAAGAGTACATTCTCCTGATTTTGTGAAGGAATAAACCTCAGGATAGGTGGTTGCCATGTGTTCTGAGAAGCTTAATTAGTCAAACAGGATCACCCAGAGGTTCTACGGACTGGAATGGAGACACGACAGAGCCATCAACAATGACTGAAGCGTAAATCTCCACACGACAATaaaccaggaggaggaggtcttCCCCAGGTTAAGCTTCAGATGGTTGATGGACAGCCAGGTTGCAATGTCAGCTATGCATGTGAGGACATGAACGTCATTCACAGAACTTCACTATCAgaggaagaaaacaagaaagagTCGGGTGTCTTCGCCATAACAATGATTGTAACATTTTGTGAGCGGTAATAAATGGCCTAAGTCGCTTATTCTAaaaaggggaaggggagagggccCCAAACAGAGCCTGTGGAGTGCTGAACAAGAAGATGTGGGGCAAGGTGATACCCCCAGGCCACCTGGAACAGTGAACAGTGAAAAAAGAGCAGTGAACAGTGGCCCAAACTATATGTGGGTAGATCCTGAGATCCCCGTCTTTGCATCTTAGGGATGACAGTAGGATTTTGTGGTTGAAGTTACCGAACCCTGCAAACAGGTTGAGCTGGATGAGGGCGGAGTCAAATGGCTCAGCCCCCACCAGGTCAAGAGCCCCTGTGACTGTGAGGAGAGCAGTCTCATTGGAGGTGACCAGAACTGAAACCTGGTTGGTTTGGAGTGAAGAGGTTGTTTTTTAGCTAAAAGAGAGACAGTTGGTCTCAGAGTTTTGTACACAAATGAGAGCAGTGAGATAGTGTGGTAGTTGCACATATCGGCCGAGTTTCTTAAGGACAGGAGAGACGCGGATCCTCTTTTAGAGCAGTGGGGACCATACTGGTTGATAGAGCTGTTCATAACAGAAGAGATGGAAGGAAGGTTGACATTGCAGATTAACTAATTATGGTGGAGGCAGTAGCATCAAGAGAAGAGGTTATAGGGCAGGAGGATGTTAGGAGTAGTTAAGATATTAGTCAGAGTGGAAAGAGAAGGAAGATGGTGAGAAGTAGGAGGTGTTAGTAGGTGCGGAGACaggttggggaggggtggagttACGAGCGACATTAATCTTCTTTGCAAATAAGGACAcgaagtcatctgcagtgagaaaggggggaggggtgaagagagaggggaatgtGGAAAAGTGTTTATGTGGGTTTGAAGCAGCAGACTGAGATTTTTGGAATAAAGGAAAGCAGACTTAGCAGAGGAATACACAAGACAAGAAAGAGACCAGAAGGGAGACTGACAGGTCATCCAAGGATTAAGTTTTCTTCCATTCCCCCTTTTTCCCTGCTCATAGTTTGGCTCTGTCTGCACGTATGCAGTCAGTTAACCAGGGGACTAGGAGGGGACAGACAAGCTGGCTCGGTGGAGTCATGGTTGTCCTCAGAAGACTCTTGTAGGTAGACTCCCATGTCTTTGTCCGGCTATGTCTTCTGGCCAGTGGGGATTGGACAGTGAGGCCACAAACAGCTGCAGCTAAACTGCAATCGAGCACAAAGAAGTCTAAAATAAACCTACTGAACTATTGCATCTACGGGGTATGAGTACCCAGAAGCGGCCACAACACTTCTTGGCCTTGTATTGTAATGAGATTGAAAAACAAGGAGGGGAAAACAATCAAATCAATGATGGATTTCAAGTAGGACTACAtgttacagtaaaatatgtaGAAAGTGCCAAACACTAACATTAAATTGAAAAGTTGTCGAAGCAACTGGACATAAGGCAGAGCTGTGCGTGTTTACTGCAGAATTTGGCATTTATCTGAGGCCACACGCATGTTTATTGCTAGCTAGAGAAGGTGGTCAAATTGCATAAGGTATTATCCAGAGGAATATGACTGTTGCACATTTAAATCTATGAATGTGAACTGTCAACATCTCTTAATTCCCTTCAATCCTCACATTCTCccctaatatttttttcccctgataaagtagtttctttattttcattttgcgttttattattctgtttgttttattaccTATTAGAGACATTAAGTAAAATTAAGATTTTGGTCAATTTTAGACGTCAGACATTTTTCACTTGTTGCTTGGCCAACAGCTGAGATAGTGGGTAATAATATAAGTAATAAAACCTTTTTATCAATTAAAACTGGTCTACATGAACAAACGTGAGTCCACAGTTTACTTGCACATCAGTAACTAGATGTACATTTTAGAAATCAATGCCTAAGCCTCAAATCAGACTTTTGTTTAAAAACGTGTTATAATTTGTCTCACAACCTTTGtctcttaaaaaatgttttgcgaGTAAAAAGGGGGGcttaaaagttatttaaattttcttcACGGAGGTAAAGGTGTAATTTGAGGTGTAATATTTTGATGGAATGGAGGCCTGTGTGGACACATTGTTAGGCATACCAACTGGTATCCTTCTACTGCAAAAGTCAGTTTCAAgcaatcaaataataaaaaaaaactttaaaatcgTAAAAGTTCACCAAACGTTGTCCTTGAAAGTAGCCAATTTCACAATGAAGCATACGAGACCAGTTCAGGGATCGTTTGGTTttgaaaactgttttcttttctttcttttttttaatctttgtgGAAGTTTCTAGAGCACAACTTTATTGTGGAACACAGGGGAGGCCTGGAAGATTGCCAGAATGCATGGACTCCTGTTGTGACCTGGCATTTCTGGCTTGGAATCCCAAGTATAGTACTCAATTAGATGGAGAGAAGGGTGGTATGGGGGggcggcagtgtgtgtgtgtgtggggggggggggggggcagtgtgtgtgtgtgtgtgggggggggggaggaaggaagTTACTACATGCAAACAGAGTTCAGAAATtccattaaccctttgaagagtagggcCTGTTCCGAAACAGCCTTCTAACTACTGTGTCCTCAGAATATGTACTATGGGGTGGcaatgtagcacagtgggtaaggaactgggcttgtaaccgaaaggtcataggttcgattcctgggtaggccactgccgttgcacccttgagcaaggtactgaacctgcattgcttcagtgtatatccagctgtataaatggatacaatgtaaaatgctatataaatgttgtgtacgtcgctctggataagagcgtctgctaaaatgcctgcaatgtaatgtactaAACGTAAGGTATACTGTGTACTGCATATTCTTTAGTACGCCATGGGCAGTATCCTCAATACTATTTTCCAAAAGTACTGCAGACGTGTTGTAAGACGTGCCGCCATTGTAGTAAGAAGGCCTTGCCTCTTCCATGACAATGACAGCAGACCACATTATCCATAAGGCCCGTGCCCAGTCTTGGTAAAAATTTAATGCACTGGCAAATGTCAGAGACTAATTTAGTTCCTGCTGATAACATTGTTTACAATGCGCTTGAGGTATTTTGAAATGTCTCAACCAAGGTTTCAGAGTATCATGGCCGGAACAGAATCGCAATATTCTGCAGTCAGacctttgtgtgtttttgtaatttgactttgatattcTTGGCACTGAATGAAATGGTGTGCTCTCGCTCCAGCTGTTTAAAATGGTGGAAGggtgcatttttcttttttttcttttcttttttttttcttttttttttttttttggagcagaaGGCACTTCGTGCAGCACATTTGTCTGGGTTCTAAATCAACCAAAGGAGAAAAGAAGACACCACACAACATTATCATATTTAACAATATATATTTCTAATTTCAATGTACATTCCGTTTTTGACataagcttttttaaatttttcttcacaaacaacaaaaggcatctaaaataaatactatataaaatagaacttcaaaataaatatatctctAAAGggaaacatactgtatgtgagatttttttccttttttttcctagaACAAGACAAAGGCATATAGCTTCTTTTCTGAACATTGAAATTGTAAAGGCAAGAAATAGAATAGCATGAACCAGCTATCTGGAAGGGTTAACTAGGACAAGTTAACTATCCTGCCAATGGAATTCTGGTGACCTCCACAGGTGCTACAAAGGATGTTTAGTCACACCTTTTTTTTCGGAACAAAATGTTGATCTTTGagtttgcatttaaaaagagaTTAATCGTGTCGTTTACAGGCAAATGGGtgacaaacaacaacaattaaaaaaaaaaaacaacataaaaaattacGTCTGCAGTTGTGGGAAGTTTCATCTATCCTGGTGTTGGGAAAGCAAAAGTAtgtgaaacttaaaaaaaaaaaataatattttttttaaaaaccaataacCATCTTTTATCTGACTTGGGATGTTCCAGTTTTAACAAACCCAATGCCAATGCAGCTGTATTTTGTCAATCAAGTTTGGATATCtggtaaagaaaagaaaaaaaatgcgcCTGTGAACACATTGGTGTAAAAAATGTTGGTGAAAGTTGGCTGGGTCTGACTGAACTGCAGCAGTATTTGTTGAACAGTTTCTGGGAATCTGTGGTTTCAGAGGTACTGAGGACCTGGGGAATTAGCCTTGCCCCTCTCTCGAGGTAATGAAgcgtgaataaaataaacaaagaggtatttttttattacccaGTACACTCCTCTAAAGCAAGTGCTGTTTGTGATAGAAAGACCTgtcgtcgccccccccccctcccccccccccccccccctcctttatGCGACCTTGcccccaaaaatatatatattttttgtactgCACTGAAATTATACTGTACCATGCGATTTTACAACTACACTATCAGGCTTGGATTACTAGGTCCTTAAGactatatacaataaaaaagcTTGCCTGCAGTGATTCGTGTTTTTAAACGTGATGGCAACAAGTTGTAATTCTACAATAGTTGTTTGgacctctttctccttctcctttgtgtgttcattttggCATCTGCCCTTACGCAGCTCCACAAAGAGCCACGTGAAAATAACATGGCCTCGTACATTCATGacagaacagtgtttttttcctcttttttttgtttgtttgtttctccgcacttgcatttttttgctttgtgtaaCATCACAAGTACAAACATTACCATATCTGTGGGGGGCGGTGGTAAGATGTAAGAACAGGGGGGTGGCACatggaagggtttttttttttttttgggggggggggggggcggagggcgggagagatggggggataGAGAAAGTATCCCTTTAATTCAAAAATGTGTCACcctgctaaaaaaataaaataaaaaggacacCGTACCTTTAAGAGCTTTTACCATCTGACCGGTTGTCAAGTGCACGACCGAAACGATCCCTCTGGAGTAAGACGACGATGACAAAAATAGAAGGAGCGGCATACTACTCTCCTATTGGCTAAAGTCCTGGCATACCATACAAATCACTAAAATAGAACTTCTGATATTCCCGAAAATAACggttatttacaataaaaaggCCGAGCTCAGCAGCAGTGGAGAGGGACTGTGTGCGGCAGGTGAGAAGGCACCTTCGTCCCTAAACACGAAAACGCCcatttcatccccccccccccttcttcctgCGTCAAACTGTGCTTTTGTTTCATCTTTTGGGGTTCGCTTGATCGATAGAAGGATGTGCAAGTGGTTGATTGGTATAAGTAAGGTGGTCCCGATAAACCACAGTTTATTGCaattttttccctccctcccccccctaccccccccccccccttactcaAAAGGGTCTTTCTTTACAACAGGCCGCATGGAAGCATGGAATACTGGCCGATTACTttagttttttcctcttttaaaacataaaaataaaataaaaattcccaaATAGTCAATAATTTACCCAACTTGGAGCCATCTTTGCTTCTTGGCGCAAAGTGTGGCCTCCTCTCGATTCTCTAGAGCAACACAAAACGGAAATGAAAGGAATTTATCCCTgagttgtgtcttttttttctctctttttttttttttttttaaacagcaaaactgcccccccccccccccaccatctcaTCCACGATTTCATGCAGGGCATTTCTGACGCATGCATTTCACAGATAGCCATTTAACACCAGCTGGATGTGTTCAGTCCCGAATAACTGAAGGCAAGCCCCCCTCTTCAAGGTGTCCCTTGGACATCTGGCTGACGTGGTATGGAACAAAAACCTAACGGTCACCTTACACCaccgcgcaaaaaaaaaaaaaccacgccTTCCCTGTCTCGCGTTGACTGAAACGCTCTACGACAAGCTCGTAGGTGGAAGCCTTACATGGTTTGCAGCTTTTTTCTTCCCCCTACTGTACGTATAAAAAGAAGTTCAGACGCGAACGCTTTTTGGTGaagagaaaacaggaagtggttggGTAGTGGCTCGTAGCGGAGAGCGTGTTGGCGTCGAGGGTAAAAGGGGTGACATGCACCATTTCTTTAGTCATTTAGGCGATTCAACTCTACAAAAGCAGCACATATTGTCCTTTCCACTTTCTGGAAAAGTTGACTCTGATTATTATCTATTAATAGCTACCCGaagggagaacaaaaaaaacaaaacaaaccaaaaaaaaacaaaaacaacagttaGCAAAACATTAATtaggattctttttttaaaactttttttctttaaaaaaacaaaacattctgtataaattaaaaacatgggGAGAGATAGGGATCATGATGCTGTGTAATAAATAGCTGAAAATGGCCAAGGAGACATGAAAGATGACTTGTGCATTTAGCcatacatttctctctcttttcttttcttttcttttttttttttagctttcctTATTCCGTTCCAGTCTCTTCACAGTTTAAAGACTGGCACCCGAAACCGACCGAGCCGCCGCGCCCACCGTTTTTTCCGGATCGTTCTCTGTCGGGCGGTGTTGACGCGACATCGCCGAAGTGGCGACAATCTGTTTTAATCCTCTGCAAGTACCATGGTTTCCTGTGTCTTCCAGaacagggggggagggggcgggggtcgaggatgggggggcgaggggggtccaaaatcctctcttttttttgtcggGTGGTGGGATgatcccgcccccctcccccccttctccagaGAGCCAATAAAGCGAAAGAGCTAAACCAGGCGGTACGGCCGTGGGTGGAGGGGCGGGCTAGGTCTGGGTTTGGGTTTGTGGGGGCGAGGAGGGCATCAGGACGGCTGCTTCCCCggcaccgcccccccaccggCCTTGCCCTcggcgcccccgccccccccaccgccgccgccgccgccgcccttgCAGGGGGGCGAGTTCCTGCAGCGGCAGCCGGGCCGGCTGGCGCAGTCGTAGCAGCGCTGCGAGAGCTTGGCGCAGCCCGTGGCGGGCAGGTAGCACACCAGGCAGGGCAGCACCAGCGCCAGCGCCGTCATGAAGGTCCAGCGGGCGCAGCAGTTGGCCTGCGAGCAGGAGCAGGGCCGGTCGGCGCAGGAgccctcctcgtcctcctcgttGGTGCAGTGGTAGAACACGCCCTTCACCAGGCACATGCAGGTGGCCGAGTCCACCAGGCTCTGGGCCGAGCACAGGCACTCCTGGTTGCACACCCAGCAGGAGGGCAGCGTCCGGGGCAGGGTGCACTCCGTGCACTTGCACTTCCCGCAGTCCTCGCACAGCAGCGCGTGCTTCTtccccaccgccgccgccgccgccgccgacgccgccgccgccgacgccgccgccgccgacgccgccgccgGGGGGTCGGCCGACGCCttcaggagggggggcgggggcttggAGCCCAGGAGCTCGGCCGCCGCCGGGGGGGTCCTGGCCAGGCCGGGGTCCAccacgggggtgggggcggcgtGGTCCAGCAGCCGCTGGTCGGaggaggtgctgctgctgctgctgacggAGCTGGGCCTGCCGCTGAAGGAGATCCAGGGGTGCGTGGTGACGTCGTGCGGGTCGCAGCGCAtcgggtgggggtgcgggtgcgggttcGGGTGCGGGgacccccccagcagggcctCGTGGGGACCCCCCCGGGCCGCCTTCTggctgtggggctgctgggacaCCACGGCGGGGCTGTCGATGTAGTCGTTCTCCGCGTGGGACGACCTCATCTGGTCGATGGGGAAGATGGCGAGCGGGTGCTGCAGGCGCCCGTACGGGACCCGGCTGTCCAGCAGGGGCTGCCCCAGGACGGCCGAGGGGACGCCGGGGATGTGGTGGGGGACCCTGGACTCCATTTTCGGGTCCGCCGCGTCCTCCTTCATAAAtcactctgagagagagaggagcccggAGTCTAGCAGCCCTGTGGGAAACACCGCGACCAGCTGTGAGCTCAGGCACCAGGGAGACCCGTACGCACCCCGCCACACTGCCATAAACCGGATgagctggggcgggggggggttgatgaATTTTCTATAAATTATTTGCAGTTCCCACCCCCCATTGCCCATAAAAGGTCACTATTGCAGACGAGCTGATCGGGTGGTAGGTTTCTGAATGTACGTATAGATTCCAAAGAGCAGCTGAACAACTTTGTTTGTGCCGTTTTCAGACTGAAGTGCTGTGCCAGgatgaaatgatttatttattctttttttttggttttacatatttatattacatttacaaatgtacccattaaaatgttacataagACGTTATGcataaatcattacattaccAATAACTGAGACAAAGGTTTTCTACTTTTCAAAAgcataatttcatttaaaatgtatattctttTGACATTCACGAAAATTTTCACGTGAATTTCGTTTTTGGAACAAACTGGATGAGTGTGAACAGTTACATGCAAGAATACATGCCCGCGAGAGATTACGGTGCAAAATCAGCGTTATCCTATTCACTCTGAATTTTGTAGTTTATGAGGTATTTTAGGAACGGATTCCATGTCGCGACATGCGGTTTTGCGCATCAAAATAGTTCTACTTTTGATATCGTGATATAAACGTTTGTTTATCCCTATGCCAAAGAGCTTTCGACAGTAATATATTTGAGTTCAACCGGTGACGTTGAGGTGTTGCACATCAAAATAGTTTTACTTTTGATATCGTGATGTAAGCGTTTGTTTTTCCCGTCTGCGAATGAGCTTTCGACTGTCCTGTATTTCAGTTCAACCGGTAGCGTTCGGAAATTCGTATTAAGTAGAAAAATTAGACGGGTACAAAATCGTGTGTTGCAGgatattatttcaaatattacaCATTGTATTGTTCTCctctgtagcattaagattagcATTTTAAACAACGTTTGGATACAGGGGCATCTCagataattgtattattattattgttacgtctctattattattattattattagcaaaaAAGGCCATCCACGAATCAACAAACATGCAGGAAATGAAGCATtttattctgttaaaaaaaaacctgttgcgACTTCGGCTGTGCTGTTGAGACAAATGCATATGCGCTTAAACTGCAGATGACACAGGGCTGATTATTTTCACAGCCAATAATACAGAGAGTATCTGTgcgtttctttctctttctatttATCGTTAACTGTATGAATTTACAGTAGGAGTGTCGTTTAAACGGACTACTTGACGGAATCTTCGATCTGCGCTATATTGGCTGGTGGATTCTCAACCGAGGCTGCAGTCTTGCATTATATTCAACCGTAACATTCTCACCTGACACACATATTACTTAATCGTATTCCGTATGTTGTCATGTTAATTTAGGCTGTGTTCAGAAGGAAAAGGTTGCGGTAATACGATTTGCGAATGAATCCATATCTACTGGATTTGCGAACCAAATATTGGCCGAGGTTCTCGGAAATTATAGGCTACGACTGGCtaaattttctttctgttcacCGATAGATTTGCTCTTTATCGTCGAGAGTTCGTATAGCTGAAATGACAATGCCACCTGACTTGTACAGACCATCAACGAATAAAGagacgccgcgccgcgccgtcAAAGCAATGATCCTCAGTGAAATGTGAATGGTGGGCAAAAACCGCGTTATGAGACCAACCAGTTCCTAATAGGCTGCTCGGTTTGCACGAGACGTTCAATACAGACAGGCTGAAGACAACCTTCTTAAAGAACGAACAGTGTAAATATAATCTCATGCATCCCTGCTTTTCTCCCGTTCTTTAATCTGTCCCGTTCCTCTCACACAACCTTGTTACGATAGAACCCATGGTTAAAtattgacacacacactctgcatatACAGGAACAGCTTGTTGCAAAACCTGGACGGTGGACGTTCTATAAGGCTAACCACAAAACCAGAAATAAACCTTAAGCATAACCATTTCGAAATGAACATTATCGTCAGTATATAACACTCAAAAGCTGTATTGCTGAATATAATTCTCAAGATATTTCATTAGATAAAATTACTTACTTGTTCTGAAAAACAAcgcatttccttattttttgtGATTGGTATCATGTATATTCCAAAATAGACGTTCCAGATAAAAAACCACCCAGAAGAAAAATCCTTTATCACAATCGACACGAACAGCACTGCAGTAGGGACACGGGCTTTTTGGTACGATGTTGCAACTACTTgggaaaatggcttttttatgAATGGGAGGGTGAAGGACGTACTGCGCAGATGCCctgacagatttttttgtgaatgggagGGCATAATGTTTCAGCGCGCAAGTGCGGGGgctacatttttatgaatgggaGGACTCCGAATTTCATTGCGCAAGCGCGTTGCCCGGATTTCATGAATGGAAGAATTTGGAGCTTTCCGTCACAAGGGCAATGTCAGAGCGTTACATGAATGGGGTGGCTATGTGCCTCGCGCCACGCttcgtat is from Anguilla anguilla isolate fAngAng1 chromosome 9, fAngAng1.pri, whole genome shotgun sequence and encodes:
- the spry4 gene encoding protein sprouty homolog 4; amino-acid sequence: MKEDAADPKMESRVPHHIPGVPSAVLGQPLLDSRVPYGRLQHPLAIFPIDQMRSSHAENDYIDSPAVVSQQPHSQKAARGGPHEALLGGSPHPNPHPHPHPMRCDPHDVTTHPWISFSGRPSSVSSSSSTSSDQRLLDHAAPTPVVDPGLARTPPAAAELLGSKPPPPLLKASADPPAAASAAAASAAAASAAAAAAVGKKHALLCEDCGKCKCTECTLPRTLPSCWVCNQECLCSAQSLVDSATCMCLVKGVFYHCTNEEDEEGSCADRPCSCSQANCCARWTFMTALALVLPCLVCYLPATGCAKLSQRCYDCASRPGCRCRNSPPCKGGGGGGGGGGGGAEGKAGGGAVPGKQPS